In Scleropages formosus chromosome 6, fSclFor1.1, whole genome shotgun sequence, the genomic stretch CCAGGCACCTGCATTTGTCAGGGCAACCTGTGGTAAATGATGACCAAAAACCAAAACATGCACTAAAATTCTTAAGCATTAAcattagtttttaatttcatttgtaaatacCAATGGAGCATCTGATAAATCATTGGATAAACATACAATCAGCAGTTGTTGCATTACAAAGGAGgtttgcactttattttaatCAAATACTGGAATTATATCATTTTCATTGCCTTTCATTTATGTATCAGAATATATTTTTTAGGGAATTCTCACCTTTAATGGCTTCTTCAAGACTTCAAGGCTCTTCCCTCTCAATTATaaaacagtgctgtgaaaaattacAGTCATTACTTTGGATAATTAGTGTAATGTTTGaacatttcatgaaaatgaacaaaattccATAGGTTATAGTTAAAGAATAAACCAGTTTTTAGAGTTTGAAATTAGTGACATGTATGTATAGTAGAATGTGAGGGGTGGGACTAGTGCCTTAATTGCATTTTGAACAAAAGTAATAATAGGTCTGTGAgttatttgaaatgaattatATGAGGAGTGTGACGGGAAGGTTGCTACTTCAGATGGGTGGCTTGTTTTCACTTAGTTTTAATCAAGTAACAAACTCAGTTCCTttaagacaatgtgtgtttctaCCAGCCTTCTAATTATCCcagtatgtttttaaataaaggtttcTGACACTTTAATAATTGTCTCTGTGACGTTACCCCATTTAGTGGGGCAGGATTATATGGGGGTCAAATACCATAATTTTCATGagaataaaataatgtattaatggaaaaataataagaacatCAAAATAAGGACATTTTGCAACGGTCACACCAGCATATTTTATCTATTTGTCACAATAATTATTGAAGataactcatttacatttccacaaAGTACAGCTGATCAAGGTTGGTGCTAGTGTTTTTGGCTGTCCTTGGCAAAAAATAATGCGACACCCCTTAGTTTCCATCTCTAAATTACTaaagacacacaaatatacaaagacaaacaaatatATTCTTGTAGTGATTCATGACCATGCATATGGCATCATCCTAtatgcacagaaacacaaatgcatattttaaaaaatgaaaacatacagaGAATTGAACTTATTTTCAATGGTGAAGTTTGTTTAGCAAACAAGTACATTCATACTATTCACTAAATAGACCGACAGCTTGTTTCttagaaaatgttatttacaaagctgcaacatttcaaagacataagGTGACAATGCATCATACCATGTTAacatcatactgtatataaagtgGCAGATCTTTTCTAATAATGAACAAAagttttcaaatgaaattgtTGCTTTTTATTAAGCAaggtttttagttttttcctaatattacaatttacaatttattcttcaaattgtaaaatatattaatcatcataatatatttgaaaaatttcagtctcgattttccacactggtcacagcactgaaacggcgctCACACacgttgttaatgatattctcatctcttctgatgctacTTCAGATGCATTCTTTtcttactggacttgagtgctgcattcggTACTGTAGACCATAAtgtcctactgagtagacttgaaaacctggtttaACTAAAGgatactgttctgaagtggtttgacttgtatttagctaaccgtaaacaatttgtactgaaatctgatgactgcaccccctccatctcaactacggttcaaTATGGTGTGCCACTGTTGTTGTCATgaaccacgttgcagcttctcaagttcgcaaatgaggAGACCGACTCCGgggtttctaataaaacgttacatttaattaaaataccaacaaacatccgttgctccacttgtacactctgaggcaaactcttcttctctacttctctagcatttatgcaaaaaaccaaggaacgtaattaacgtatggacatctagtggcagttctataaatcgcatttcaaattgtacaattaaactcaatgccaatcattcatcagcaattacaagttgacaaccaaatacaaacaacacctttccacacatcaacaacaccaactcaaacaataaaaatacaacagccacagtgctctgtgttgggtccattattgttctcactgtatatgttaccatttgctgacattattcacaaacacaatatgaattttcattcatatgccaatgacacacagctatatgtatcgtttaagcctgatgaccctGATGTCACATGCTGAGtttttagctaattgttttaccaatttaaaattatggatgagtaaaatttttttagTTCTatatgccagtaaaacagaggtacttatggtgggtggtgatgccaaaactatTGACATAATCACATCAATCTTAACAATGAATGGTTTTAGTTTCAAGCATACaaattgtgtcaaggatttgggtgtcctgttggatggaaagctgtcatttgtatctcaagtaaatgctttgactaagtcatgcttccttcagttaaaaaacatagctaaattacggcGATTCCTGTgtggacaggatgctgagaaattggtcttttgtttcaagcaggctggactactgtaatgctttattatcgggttgtccataccagactgtatccaggttacagCTGGTAcgaaatgctgctgcgagaattgtcactagaactagaaAGTATGACCATATTACACCCGTACTtatcgttgcattggctcccagtggcatttagagttgattataaaattctgcttttgacctataaggcagtataTTGCATTGCTGcatcttacctttgtgagattattgattcttacatCCCAGAacaatatcttcattcattggatgcaggttaccttaaagtacctatGATCAATAaaacctcagtaggaggttgcacctttagttatagagtacctaaactgtggaatactatACCAGTTACtatcagaaatgccccatctgtctctgtcttcaaatccagactaaggACTTACATATTTACTCAGGTATTCCATcttgaaatgtaattctgcttgcctgtgtttgtttttaccacctttatagcaatgcatattaaattgacttgtttaagttacaaattactaacaaattactctgttctttcttcttgttgagcattgtctccctacataagacttgaggagccTGGCCGGTGGTCACCGACGAATTCCaagctgactgaagatgatgaccaactgccatggtGGACGAGATGTACCaagctgagctggggattcaagctaccatatatcagtaatatcattattacttgtaaactggcttagaattattacttaatctagaatgcccaggagaggtgggcagccacttgcccttggacccccagaggcttttttcctccctcgattttcagttgggagtttttgttccattCCTCCGTGGCCAATAGGCATACTTTTCGCTCTCtcaaagcattatattatgataatCGGTAGTCAattgtcttctttcttttttatctgatgtatgggacaagcggttctgaaaatgtgtgtgtgtggtttttttgctttatgcctgtgttaaagcactctgtcactgtgtgagaagagcgccctataaaaatgaatcaaattgaactgaaattttaattgaaaaataatagGTTACCCCAATTTTTATGACCTTGGCAGTCACCTCAGTTCACTCAGTTATAAAAAAGCTGCAGATTATGTTCAGCACATGTCAAAGTTCTGAAGTAATTTGAGTTGCTGCTGGTTAATGTCTTCAACCCACTGGTATATGGATAAAGCATGTAACAGGCAACAATGCTAGTACACGGAGTCAAAGGCCTGTTATGAGAACCAAAAGTGACCTATTTTCATATTCCGTTAACATCAAACTGTGCTGGGGAATCCTGTTCTGTATGGGATGATtgcatttaaaaagacaaatcatACATTTACTAATTTGACAATTTATTCTGGAGCAacactgtataaaaacaaacatgcatataccatttgacatttatttattgtagttaCATGAGTGGGAAACACATTGTCTGATAAATTAGTGACATCCTTTTGCTCTTTTCATGgtatacatattttctttttttaacccaattcttcagtgttttctgaaatattgaaaatataaCCAATATTCAGTTGACAAAAACAGCCCTTAAGAAAGTGGTTTAACAGCTTCTTATCATCCAGATATAGTTTGAGCATTTTCAAACTtccttaaatatatttttttctgaaagaaaaaaaccatttaaGCTTATTCTGGATGCAGAATGAAAGCTGAATTTTCAAGTTCTGTCACTGAAATCAAAGGGGGGAACTAGCTGTCTTCCCTTGATTAAACCTAACAATAAAAAGAGTAGATGTGACACAATCTAGGCTGCGATTAGAGAGGCCCACATGCTATTTGGGCAAACACAGGTAGTCAGAGCCCAAGGAGATGCAggtcttgtaaaaaaaaatctgaaaaattgaAATGGAAAGTGTGGCAATTGAAAGTCTGGTGGTGGCATCCTATAAACAACCATCTACAGAAAATGTCAAAGCAATTTCTCACTGAATAGATACTTCCCTACAGTTTCATTCAAAGACAGGAACACATTATAGGAACAATATGAGCATTTTGTCCTTTGTTATAACCAAAATAACAACATTGATTTGTTGACAAACGTTCAGAGAGGGTGTAATGCTGTAATTTCTtttgtatataaatacacataaacataaTCGGAATGAGGACATAATACAGATATGTAGTTATgatgttatactgtatattggtagtattttaacataaaatagCCATTTTATGTAacagttctggaaaaaaaccacaaaaacaagTTATAAAATATCATTGTGTCATAAAATGGCACGACGAGCACAACCTTTAAAGACTACGATGTTCAAGTCGTTCTGCTCTcttgtgttttaaaatattttgacaaaatTTGACAGTTTACATTCCCTTCTTGGAAATTTACTGTTTCTACACATTGTCACTGCATGATGTTCATACAGACGACAGCAATGGTGATGATGATTAGGCCTATTATTATTACGCAGTGAAATGAGTTATAAATGATGTTAAAAACGATCACTGATATCATAACAAAAGCATTCACCCACCGACTTTCACTCTGTTTATCAATAAAACTATTTATCGGCTACTACAAGCCAGCACGTATTGTGGCGCGCGGCGCTCTGGGTTTGCGGGGTTCGTGCAGACAACATTCATAATCAAGGTTTTGTTTGAACACCGGCATACAGAATAATACTCTCAGTCTAAAGACCTaatttcctcaaggacctacaAAAGCAGCTTTCTCAGCCTCCTTAGCACCCCAAGGCTTTTTCTTCCAATTCCCAAGCACGGTCACctcatcattttccccagaagtccccccagtggttgaacacgttatttacaatttacccacaacGTAACTATATACATAAACGCATTCCCCCCTCGAACTCGCAGTAACGCGGTCGTTAGTATTGTTGCAGCAGAAATAATGGCTCATGCTTGCACTTCATATTCAGAAAAAGTACCTAATGGACAAATAATTATATAACTCATAGTTAAATATATtaatcatttaataattaattgataTAATTAGCTAAAGCAGGTTGTGGTTTCACTCGTTCTTAAACCGCTATGTTACCACACGGATTACAATAGCGGTACACCGAGCTCCCGGAACTTCAAACAGTAGGGCTCTTTCGTCCACCCGGACCTTAATATGGGTACACGGTGGTCGGAGGAAGCTAGTCGTCTGCTGTTTACGCGGTAGAAACGCAGCTGGTTACAGTACAGGAGGAGTTGACGAAACTGGGTGAGatagattaatttatttattctcgtGGTAGCATTTTGCCGATGTTTTTTTCCGAAGTGacttagtgatttttttttttttttaatttatactggGTTATCAGTTCTTTTActagatttattattatttttttttttttacccccggTAATTAATTCACTCCACTACATCTCAGATCTTATCTTACCTTCAACTTTCTTTACTGTAATGGAGCCATCTTTACAGCTAtgcgtatatacacacacacactcaactgcataaatgggtcatGGGTCAATGCTTCTTATAGGAagtttatatattacatatatcaTTTGTGACATATATAtcatattatatgtatatacatacacagaagTTACTGAGGGACTTGAGTGGAAAgtgacagctttaaccactatgccacctgctgaccaccCCATAGCAGTGACAGGGAATTGGTACAGATATTCAGTTGctgttttaaaagtttaattcagatttcaagttgttttttagcagtttttttttttttttttaaatgaagtaaatgtagAACTGTAGTGTTAGTTTTGCTGctaccttttttattttgataacTATAatgtctgtatatttattattgtatgaaaactataaatacccagctgtacacatcAGTGAACagctgtaagatgctttggataaTTTGTACTATTTTGTATGTAAAATGGAGCTATTTAAATTGGTTAAaagttattgttttatttcaataaagGCCTCAGTTATGTAACCAGTCAGTTGTGATCAGTAATccttttaaaaaactgattcaTTGTACCTGTTAGGTAGATACCTGCCGACTACCCACTGGCGATGATGGCGACTGGTCAGCCTGTGGGTCAGTTGTGTCGTGAATGTGGCTCGTCCAACGTGGTGGAAGATGACCTGTACTCTCAGCCGCAGTGGGTGTGTGCCGACTGTGGCTCTGTCTTGGCTGAGGGCCGACTGACCACTGATAGGACTGAAGAGAATCAGGGCACAAGTACGGAACCGGGCGACACCAGCCCTGGGGGTCAACCCCAGATCTAACTGGCATTTACTCTGTATGCAGTTTGTTTGCATGCATGAGACTGGTGCTCTGTACTGCCAACTATTGGCTGTAAAGACCACCAAAACTGGAGTGTGGGGTCTCTTTGATTCATCtcacttctgcagtgtttactgCTTGTGTATGGTGTTCTTGGGTCTTGATGAtaaataacaagatgaggaaagTTGCATGTCTGTGGGTTGAATGATTTAGTTTTTGGATGGAGTTTAAATTTATCAACAAACAGACTTCCAATCCCACTTTTGTTCGTAAGTTGGGAAGCAGGTGTATGTAAAGATATTGTTAAATTAGTCGTTTTACCTtaagtattttgtgttttcacctCCTGAAGATGTCCAGTACTATAAAAGCACAGCAGTGGACAAGCAGCCTTGTTATAACCAGATTAAAGGTAAggcatgtttttaatattttccttccagagaaataaaatgagtATTATTAAACATCACTGATAGCCCTCCCTCCAACAGGACTAAAGCGGGTGCGAGCCCTGTGCCGCATCCTGCACTTCTCACCCGTTGTCGAAGAGCTGGCTGAGAGTCTGTTTTCACAAGCCTATGAGCACCCCAGCTTCTTGTATGTGCACCAGCACAAGAAGGAGTTGCTGGCAGGCTGCAGCGTATTACTCAGCTGTCGCCTGAACGGCTGGCCAATTGTCATGGGGACAGTGGCCTCACTGCTGGAGGCCGACTCGTGCCTCATGGGCACGGTCTTCCAGGACCTGGTTAAGTGCCTGAATGTGGAGTTGTCCATGGTGGGCATCTCTGAATTGCTCGAGggacactgcagcaggtgggTTGAGAGGAACAGTGGAAGAAACCATCACCTCCTCTCAGGGTCTGGACCTTCTGACTTTCGTAAATTAGCACAGACCAACATTTCATCGTGCAGCGCTGTGAGTGTGGTAGTTTCCTGAATATGTGTACCCTCTGCTGGGGGTTAGAGGTTAAAAACTTTAatataattagttttttttttttttttttttttttttttgactctgAAGTAAGAATGTTTGTTTCTgagaattctttttttctttgtgtgtccaCAGTTACCATCTCAGCCCGTCAGAGGTCCCAGAAGAGTATTGTGAGAACCCCAGCAGACTGGTGGAGCGTGCTGCAGAGCTATTGGAGCTGGCTTCGGAGACGTGGGTGGTCACTGGGCGGCATCCAGTGCCTGTGCTGGTGGCGTCTGTCTACCTGGCATGGCTGTCGCTGAAGCCATGTTCCGCACGCATGCGTCTCTCGCTGGGCCGCTTCTGCAAGATGGCTAAGGTGTCGGTACCAGGGCCAGCTCACAGGCGCTTGGCAGAGCTGAAGGAGGTGCTGTGCAAGCTGGGAAAGGAGCTACCCTGGCAGCGGGGTGTGGAAGTGGAGCCGCAGAATGTGTTTACTATAGTCGAGGATATCCTGAAGTACCGGCTCACGCTGCTTCGACTGGCCCTTCGGACCCACGAGGAATCGCTGGCTGTAAAAAATGCCCCTGCTGGTAATGTTTTGCCTGCTGGTAATGAGAACCCTCCTGATGGCTGCAGCTCCAACACATTAGGTCTGCCTACTGGACCCTCCTCCTACACTGAGAACCCTCCCTCTGGCCACACCTCTAGTAGTGAAGGTCTGCCTGCTGGCTCCACTCCCTGTCCTGAGAGACCTCTCTCTGGTTTCATGTCTAG encodes the following:
- the brf2 gene encoding transcription factor IIIB 50 kDa subunit — its product is MMATGQPVGQLCRECGSSNVVEDDLYSQPQWVCADCGSVLAEGRLTTDRTEENQGTNVQYYKSTAVDKQPCYNQIKGLKRVRALCRILHFSPVVEELAESLFSQAYEHPSFLYVHQHKKELLAGCSVLLSCRLNGWPIVMGTVASLLEADSCLMGTVFQDLVKCLNVELSMVGISELLEGHCSSYHLSPSEVPEEYCENPSRLVERAAELLELASETWVVTGRHPVPVLVASVYLAWLSLKPCSARMRLSLGRFCKMAKVSVPGPAHRRLAELKEVLCKLGKELPWQRGVEVEPQNVFTIVEDILKYRLTLLRLALRTHEESLAVKNAPAGNVLPAGNENPPDGCSSNTLGLPTGPSSYTENPPSGHTSSSEGLPAGSTPCPERPLSGFMSSTERPPNGPSKVLANDHTPRTKYPSSSSASHIEALPLSDLSCVSQLEEEPKASLASEAELWWKRLVFVPPCMKNPLKRARTTERGPDVTGDEEISDSEIEGYLRTPQEVKEFAEMQKKLRCKN